The following are encoded in a window of Panicum virgatum strain AP13 chromosome 5N, P.virgatum_v5, whole genome shotgun sequence genomic DNA:
- the LOC120672350 gene encoding peroxiredoxin-2F, mitochondrial-like, which produces MASALSRRARGSATVLWGAARGFASVGTDIVSAAPGVSLQKARSWDEGVATKFSTTPLKDIFYGKKVVIFGLPGAYTGVCSQSHVPSYKNNIDKLKAKGIDSVICVAVNDPYVLNGWAEKLQAKDAIEFYGDFDGSFHKSLDLEIDLSAALLGRRSHRWSAFVVDGKIKSFNVEEAPSNFKVSSAEVILDQI; this is translated from the exons ATGGCGTCGGCGCTGTCGAGGAGGGCGAGGGGCTCGGCCACGGTGCTgtggggcgcggcgagggggtTCGCGTCGGTGGGGACCGACATCGTctcggcggcgcccggcgtgTCGCTGCAGAAGGCGCGGTCCTGGGACGAAGGCGTCGCCACCAAGTTCTCCACCACGCCTCTCAAGGACATCTTCTAC GGGAAGAAGGTGGTCATCTTCGGCTTGCCT GGGGCATATACAGGAGTTTGTTCACAATCACATGTTCCTAGTTACAAGAACAACATTGATAAGTTGAAAGCAAAAGGAATTGACTCTGTTATTTGTGTAGCTGTGAATGACCCGTATGTCCTGAATGGATGGGCAGAAAAGCTACAGGCTAAAGATGCA ATTGAGTTCTACGGCGACTTCGATGGGAGCTTCCACAAAAGCTTGGATTTGGAGATAGATCTGTCTGCTGCTTTGCTCGGCCGCCGATCTCACAG GTGGTCAGCTTTCGTTGTTGATGGCAAGATCAAGTCATTCAATGTTGAGGAAGCACCCTCCAATTTCAAGGTTTCTA
- the LOC120672349 gene encoding uncharacterized protein LOC120672349 isoform X3, with amino-acid sequence MTWIVGDLFNLVGCFLEPATLPTQSYMALLYTITTMILTGQTIYYSHIYHHLKAKKSRATSKPQKHQRGDTSLREKLLGAKDGGASRNNHQSDATIPIPSSPIPVNTKFSEQYHTPSSPTSDYYYTSARSLSRSPVPTAGTWLGNTRQSSRTPPQTNGHREPLIGEIATAQSASPTRTKNALSVVPWLGLLFSMCLLHLLVGNTHREVPSGTVIPVGRRLLLFKDDQGHSSLSHGSGSEIGSFLGWAMAIIYMGGRLPQIFLNMQRGHAEGLNPLMFTFALLGNSTYVGRLFFSSFIFITGSKMSLQMSTTMQIKLSRQQERNLFSSSGQKFHA; translated from the exons ATGACCTGGATAGTTGG GGATTTGTTTAACCTTGTCGGCTGCTTCCTGGAACCTGCTACT CTGCCGACCCAGTCTTACATGGCATTG CTGTATACAATAACTACTATGATCCTAACTGGACAGACGATATACTATAGCCACATCTACCACCATCTTAAAGCGAAGAAATCCAGGGCAACCAGCAAG CCTCAGAAGCATCAGCGAGGGGACACTTCATTACGTGAGAAGCTTTTGGGTGCCAAGGACGGTGGGGCATCCAGAAACAACCACCAGTCAGATGCTACAATTCCTATTCCAAGCTCACCTATTCCTGTTAATACAAAATTTTCCGAACAATACCATACTCCAAGCAGCCCCACCTCAGACTACTACTATAC GTCAGCTAGATCTTTATCAAGGAGTCCAGTGCCAACTGCTGGTACATGGTTGGGCAATACTCGTCAGTCATCAAGGACGCCTCCACAAACAAATGGCCACAGGGAACCTTTAATTGGTGAGATTGCTACAGCACAATCTGCATCACCTACTAGAACGAAAAATGCCCTCTCAGTG GTACCATGGCTGGGTCTTCTGTTCAGCATGTGTCTCTTGCACCTTTTAGTTGGAAACACACATAGGGAAGTGCCAAGTGGAACTGTCATACCAGTGGGAAGAAGGCTTTTACTGTTTAAG GATGATCAAGGACATTCATCTCTCAGTCATGGCAGTGGAAGTGAAATTGGAAGCTTTCTTGGTTGGGCAATGGCGATAATCTATATGGGTGGACGACTGCCCCAGATTTTCTTAAAT ATGCAAAGAGGCCATGCTGAG GGGCTCAATCCATTAATGTTTACCTTTGCTTTATTGGGGAATTCGACATACGTAGGAAG ATTATTCTTCAGTTCCTTTATTTTCATTACCGGAAGCAAAATGAGCCTTCAGATGAGCACAACAATGCAGATAAAGCTTAGTCGACAGCAAGAGAGAAATCTCTTTTCTTCTTCAGGGCAAAAG TTTCATGCCTGA
- the LOC120672349 gene encoding uncharacterized protein LOC120672349 isoform X4 yields MTWIVGDLFNLVGCFLEPATLPTQSYMALLYTITTMILTGQTIYYSHIYHHLKAKKSRATSKPQKHQRGDTSLREKLLGAKDGGASRNNHQSDATIPIPSSPIPVNTKFSEQYHTPSSPTSDYYYTSARSLSRSPVPTAGTWLGNTRQSSRTPPQTNGHREPLIGEIATAQSASPTRTKNALSVVPWLGLLFSMCLLHLLVGNTHREVPSGTVIPVGRRLLLFKDDQGHSSLSHGSGSEIGSFLGWAMAIIYMGGRLPQIFLNGLNPLMFTFALLGNSTYVGRLFFSSFIFITGSKMSLQMSTTMQIKLSRQQERNLFSSSGQKFHA; encoded by the exons ATGACCTGGATAGTTGG GGATTTGTTTAACCTTGTCGGCTGCTTCCTGGAACCTGCTACT CTGCCGACCCAGTCTTACATGGCATTG CTGTATACAATAACTACTATGATCCTAACTGGACAGACGATATACTATAGCCACATCTACCACCATCTTAAAGCGAAGAAATCCAGGGCAACCAGCAAG CCTCAGAAGCATCAGCGAGGGGACACTTCATTACGTGAGAAGCTTTTGGGTGCCAAGGACGGTGGGGCATCCAGAAACAACCACCAGTCAGATGCTACAATTCCTATTCCAAGCTCACCTATTCCTGTTAATACAAAATTTTCCGAACAATACCATACTCCAAGCAGCCCCACCTCAGACTACTACTATAC GTCAGCTAGATCTTTATCAAGGAGTCCAGTGCCAACTGCTGGTACATGGTTGGGCAATACTCGTCAGTCATCAAGGACGCCTCCACAAACAAATGGCCACAGGGAACCTTTAATTGGTGAGATTGCTACAGCACAATCTGCATCACCTACTAGAACGAAAAATGCCCTCTCAGTG GTACCATGGCTGGGTCTTCTGTTCAGCATGTGTCTCTTGCACCTTTTAGTTGGAAACACACATAGGGAAGTGCCAAGTGGAACTGTCATACCAGTGGGAAGAAGGCTTTTACTGTTTAAG GATGATCAAGGACATTCATCTCTCAGTCATGGCAGTGGAAGTGAAATTGGAAGCTTTCTTGGTTGGGCAATGGCGATAATCTATATGGGTGGACGACTGCCCCAGATTTTCTTAAAT GGGCTCAATCCATTAATGTTTACCTTTGCTTTATTGGGGAATTCGACATACGTAGGAAG ATTATTCTTCAGTTCCTTTATTTTCATTACCGGAAGCAAAATGAGCCTTCAGATGAGCACAACAATGCAGATAAAGCTTAGTCGACAGCAAGAGAGAAATCTCTTTTCTTCTTCAGGGCAAAAG TTTCATGCCTGA
- the LOC120672349 gene encoding uncharacterized protein LOC120672349 isoform X2 translates to MTWIVGDLFNLVGCFLEPATLPTQSYMALLYTITTMILTGQTIYYSHIYHHLKAKKSRATSKPQKHQRGDTSLREKLLGAKDGGASRNNHQSDATIPIPSSPIPVNTKFSEQYHTPSSPTSDYYYTSARSLSRSPVPTAGTWLGNTRQSSRTPPQTNGHREPLIGEIATAQSASPTRTKNALSVVPWLGLLFSMCLLHLLVGNTHREVPSGTVIPVGRRLLLFKDDQGHSSLSHGSGSEIGSFLGWAMAIIYMGGRLPQIFLNGLNPLMFTFALLGNSTYVGSILVNSLEWSKLRPNLPWLVDAGGCVLLDSFIILQFLYFHYRKQNEPSDEHNNADKA, encoded by the exons ATGACCTGGATAGTTGG GGATTTGTTTAACCTTGTCGGCTGCTTCCTGGAACCTGCTACT CTGCCGACCCAGTCTTACATGGCATTG CTGTATACAATAACTACTATGATCCTAACTGGACAGACGATATACTATAGCCACATCTACCACCATCTTAAAGCGAAGAAATCCAGGGCAACCAGCAAG CCTCAGAAGCATCAGCGAGGGGACACTTCATTACGTGAGAAGCTTTTGGGTGCCAAGGACGGTGGGGCATCCAGAAACAACCACCAGTCAGATGCTACAATTCCTATTCCAAGCTCACCTATTCCTGTTAATACAAAATTTTCCGAACAATACCATACTCCAAGCAGCCCCACCTCAGACTACTACTATAC GTCAGCTAGATCTTTATCAAGGAGTCCAGTGCCAACTGCTGGTACATGGTTGGGCAATACTCGTCAGTCATCAAGGACGCCTCCACAAACAAATGGCCACAGGGAACCTTTAATTGGTGAGATTGCTACAGCACAATCTGCATCACCTACTAGAACGAAAAATGCCCTCTCAGTG GTACCATGGCTGGGTCTTCTGTTCAGCATGTGTCTCTTGCACCTTTTAGTTGGAAACACACATAGGGAAGTGCCAAGTGGAACTGTCATACCAGTGGGAAGAAGGCTTTTACTGTTTAAG GATGATCAAGGACATTCATCTCTCAGTCATGGCAGTGGAAGTGAAATTGGAAGCTTTCTTGGTTGGGCAATGGCGATAATCTATATGGGTGGACGACTGCCCCAGATTTTCTTAAAT GGGCTCAATCCATTAATGTTTACCTTTGCTTTATTGGGGAATTCGACATACGTAGGAAG TATACTTGTAAACAGCCTGGAATGGTCAAAACTTAGACCAAATCTGCCTTGGCTTGTAGATGCTGGAGGATGTGTTTTACTCGATTCTTTT ATTATTCTTCAGTTCCTTTATTTTCATTACCGGAAGCAAAATGAGCCTTCAGATGAGCACAACAATGCAGATAAAGCTTAG
- the LOC120672349 gene encoding uncharacterized protein LOC120672349 isoform X1: MTWIVGDLFNLVGCFLEPATLPTQSYMALLYTITTMILTGQTIYYSHIYHHLKAKKSRATSKPQKHQRGDTSLREKLLGAKDGGASRNNHQSDATIPIPSSPIPVNTKFSEQYHTPSSPTSDYYYTSARSLSRSPVPTAGTWLGNTRQSSRTPPQTNGHREPLIGEIATAQSASPTRTKNALSVVPWLGLLFSMCLLHLLVGNTHREVPSGTVIPVGRRLLLFKDDQGHSSLSHGSGSEIGSFLGWAMAIIYMGGRLPQIFLNMQRGHAEGLNPLMFTFALLGNSTYVGSILVNSLEWSKLRPNLPWLVDAGGCVLLDSFIILQFLYFHYRKQNEPSDEHNNADKA; encoded by the exons ATGACCTGGATAGTTGG GGATTTGTTTAACCTTGTCGGCTGCTTCCTGGAACCTGCTACT CTGCCGACCCAGTCTTACATGGCATTG CTGTATACAATAACTACTATGATCCTAACTGGACAGACGATATACTATAGCCACATCTACCACCATCTTAAAGCGAAGAAATCCAGGGCAACCAGCAAG CCTCAGAAGCATCAGCGAGGGGACACTTCATTACGTGAGAAGCTTTTGGGTGCCAAGGACGGTGGGGCATCCAGAAACAACCACCAGTCAGATGCTACAATTCCTATTCCAAGCTCACCTATTCCTGTTAATACAAAATTTTCCGAACAATACCATACTCCAAGCAGCCCCACCTCAGACTACTACTATAC GTCAGCTAGATCTTTATCAAGGAGTCCAGTGCCAACTGCTGGTACATGGTTGGGCAATACTCGTCAGTCATCAAGGACGCCTCCACAAACAAATGGCCACAGGGAACCTTTAATTGGTGAGATTGCTACAGCACAATCTGCATCACCTACTAGAACGAAAAATGCCCTCTCAGTG GTACCATGGCTGGGTCTTCTGTTCAGCATGTGTCTCTTGCACCTTTTAGTTGGAAACACACATAGGGAAGTGCCAAGTGGAACTGTCATACCAGTGGGAAGAAGGCTTTTACTGTTTAAG GATGATCAAGGACATTCATCTCTCAGTCATGGCAGTGGAAGTGAAATTGGAAGCTTTCTTGGTTGGGCAATGGCGATAATCTATATGGGTGGACGACTGCCCCAGATTTTCTTAAAT ATGCAAAGAGGCCATGCTGAG GGGCTCAATCCATTAATGTTTACCTTTGCTTTATTGGGGAATTCGACATACGTAGGAAG TATACTTGTAAACAGCCTGGAATGGTCAAAACTTAGACCAAATCTGCCTTGGCTTGTAGATGCTGGAGGATGTGTTTTACTCGATTCTTTT ATTATTCTTCAGTTCCTTTATTTTCATTACCGGAAGCAAAATGAGCCTTCAGATGAGCACAACAATGCAGATAAAGCTTAG
- the LOC120672349 gene encoding uncharacterized protein LOC120672349 isoform X5: MALLYTITTMILTGQTIYYSHIYHHLKAKKSRATSKPQKHQRGDTSLREKLLGAKDGGASRNNHQSDATIPIPSSPIPVNTKFSEQYHTPSSPTSDYYYTSARSLSRSPVPTAGTWLGNTRQSSRTPPQTNGHREPLIGEIATAQSASPTRTKNALSVVPWLGLLFSMCLLHLLVGNTHREVPSGTVIPVGRRLLLFKDDQGHSSLSHGSGSEIGSFLGWAMAIIYMGGRLPQIFLNMQRGHAEGLNPLMFTFALLGNSTYVGSILVNSLEWSKLRPNLPWLVDAGGCVLLDSFIILQFLYFHYRKQNEPSDEHNNADKA, translated from the exons ATGGCATTG CTGTATACAATAACTACTATGATCCTAACTGGACAGACGATATACTATAGCCACATCTACCACCATCTTAAAGCGAAGAAATCCAGGGCAACCAGCAAG CCTCAGAAGCATCAGCGAGGGGACACTTCATTACGTGAGAAGCTTTTGGGTGCCAAGGACGGTGGGGCATCCAGAAACAACCACCAGTCAGATGCTACAATTCCTATTCCAAGCTCACCTATTCCTGTTAATACAAAATTTTCCGAACAATACCATACTCCAAGCAGCCCCACCTCAGACTACTACTATAC GTCAGCTAGATCTTTATCAAGGAGTCCAGTGCCAACTGCTGGTACATGGTTGGGCAATACTCGTCAGTCATCAAGGACGCCTCCACAAACAAATGGCCACAGGGAACCTTTAATTGGTGAGATTGCTACAGCACAATCTGCATCACCTACTAGAACGAAAAATGCCCTCTCAGTG GTACCATGGCTGGGTCTTCTGTTCAGCATGTGTCTCTTGCACCTTTTAGTTGGAAACACACATAGGGAAGTGCCAAGTGGAACTGTCATACCAGTGGGAAGAAGGCTTTTACTGTTTAAG GATGATCAAGGACATTCATCTCTCAGTCATGGCAGTGGAAGTGAAATTGGAAGCTTTCTTGGTTGGGCAATGGCGATAATCTATATGGGTGGACGACTGCCCCAGATTTTCTTAAAT ATGCAAAGAGGCCATGCTGAG GGGCTCAATCCATTAATGTTTACCTTTGCTTTATTGGGGAATTCGACATACGTAGGAAG TATACTTGTAAACAGCCTGGAATGGTCAAAACTTAGACCAAATCTGCCTTGGCTTGTAGATGCTGGAGGATGTGTTTTACTCGATTCTTTT ATTATTCTTCAGTTCCTTTATTTTCATTACCGGAAGCAAAATGAGCCTTCAGATGAGCACAACAATGCAGATAAAGCTTAG
- the LOC120672351 gene encoding protein ROOT HAIR DEFECTIVE 3-like, whose protein sequence is MLASQIMLLVADPFEKIDKVLRSEMGDVCFSTQLIEGDGIFNVSELENFMKEARLGECRLSYAVMSIMDPQSSGKSTLLNHLFGTNFRETAAFKRKLTDYQRYMVGKG, encoded by the exons ATGCTGGCTTCCCAG ATCATGCTTCTGGTTGCCGACCCCTTCGAGAAGATCGACAAGGTACTTAG ATCAGAAATGGGAGATGTGTGTTTCTCTACACAGCTCATTGAAGGTGATGGGATCTTCAATGTCTCTGAATTGGAGAACTTCATGAAGGAAGCTAGATTGGGTGAATGCAGGCTCTCCTATGCTGTTATGTCAATAATGGACCCGCAAAGTAGTG GGAAAAGTACACTTCTTAATCATCTTTTTGGCACCAATTTTAGGGAGACAGCTGCTTTCAAAAGGAAG CTCACAGACTACCAAAGGTATATGGTTGGCAAAGGCTGA
- the LOC120675972 gene encoding uncharacterized protein LOC120675972 produces the protein MAGSFSALSLVCSFCPTPKTAALGGSTVASLAGGSAAPAEVSDAGQKQPMRTGSGGRGLCPSLKDNTIGDDPDGVFSISIRVLPYAMRLDDGTVKQYERQVPFNDYVHEYFSVQRFIAAYERVIEPMTDRSMWPKVDLGYVLGAPLGKIGVGRQRKNRIKSFLEGGSRKGKVGKDNENEKEKEKDIEKGKKKIMIRGPVTCRRCRNKGHRQASYKCPLNGTKKKPRKNKTKQPRTDSTPMKSNITKGPLLEDSPGMLTRRRLAMLRGERTSNQSTAAAPATPSTPTASVKTASKTAVKKITPKKRKRNLEDCY, from the exons ATGGCTGGTTCATTTagcgctctctctctcgtttGCTCGTTCTGCCCTACACCAAAGACGGCGGCGCTTGGAGGTTCGACGGTGGCGAGCTTGGCAGGCGGATCTGCTGCTCCAGCCGAG GTTTCCGATGCCGGCCAGAAGCAGCCAATGAGGACAGGATCAGGCGGTAGAGGGTTGTGCCCCAGCTTGAAGGACAACACTATTGG GGATGATCCGGATGGGGTTTTTAGTATTTCGATTAGAGTTCTTCCTTATGCTATGAGGCTTGATGATGGAACCGTCAAGCAGTATGAAAGGCAAGTCCCATTCAATGATTATGTTCATGAGTACTTCTCAGTTCAGAGGTTTATAGCAGCATATGAACGAGTGATTGAACCAATGACTGACAGAAGTATGTGGCCAAAGGTTGACCTTGGCTATGTCTTAGGGGCACCTCTTGGGAAAATAGGAGTTGGCAGACAGAGAAAGAATAGGATCAAAAGCTTCCTAGAGGGAGGTAGCAGGAAAGGGAAAGTAGGAAAGGATAATGagaatgagaaagaaaaagagaaagacatagaaaagggaaagaagaaGATAATGATTAGAGGCCCAGTGACATGCCGTAGGTGTAGAAATAAGGGCCATCGGCAGGCTAGCTACAAATGCCCACTGAATGGCACAAAAAAGAAGCcaaggaaaaataaaacaaagcaGCCGAGAACTGATTCTACACCTATGAAGTCTAACATCACAAAGGGTCCACTACTGGAAGACAGCCCTGGGATGCTCACAAGAAG GCGTCTAGCGATGCTTAGGGGAGAACGCACTTCCAATCAGAgcactgcagcagctcctgctacTCCAAGCACACCAACAGCTTCAGTTAAGACTGCTAGCAAGACTGCAGTGAAAAAGATTACTCcaaagaagaggaaaaggaatCTGGAAGACTGCTACTAA